One part of the Glycine soja cultivar W05 chromosome 11, ASM419377v2, whole genome shotgun sequence genome encodes these proteins:
- the LOC114374091 gene encoding uncharacterized protein LOC114374091 — translation MSEEPLSIVLLRCASRNFNTSAIKMVLQGFSLGRGDKLTLLVILGHVNSPCFIAPSRLRGLFETDHKILEEEVAKKKEKFHNNARIREIFERCEADKIQFRIEVLQGNVPEVAVNAAIRLEATSVILDRPMKKYKKDFEQNLSCALLIMKRDNSMQHLRGPRETNLCGSCVRYEEDYACQWHATDRVGECHQTSGCG, via the exons ATGTCTGAAGAACCACTAAGTATTGTATTGCTCCGCTGTGCATCAAGAAACTTTAAcacaagtgcaataaaaatgGTCTTGCAGGGATTTTCTCTAGGGCGCGGAGACAAGCTTACACTTCTTGTAATTCTTGGCCATGTTAACAGTCCCTGCTTCATTGCACCTTCCAGATTGC GTGGATTATTTGAGACCGATCACAAAATTCTTGAGGAAGAGGTtgcgaagaagaaagaaaagttccATAATAATGCAAGAATCAGGGAAATCTTTGAGCGATGTGAAGCAGACAAG ATCCAGTTCCGGATAGAAGTGCTTCAAGGAAATGTACCTGAGGTTGCTGTAAATGCTGCCATTCGTTTAGAGGCAACATCAGTGATACTTGATAG ACCGATGAAGAAATATAAGAAGGATTTCGAGCAGAACCTCTCTTGTGCTTTGCTAATAATGAAACGTGACAACTCTATGCAACATTTGAGAGGGCCAAGGGAAACAAATCTGTGTGGTAGTTGTGTAAGAT ATGAGGAGGACTATGCATGTCAGTGGCACGCTACAGATCGAGTGGGTGAATGTCACCAAACATCAGGTTGCGGTTAG
- the LOC114375837 gene encoding probable serine/threonine-protein kinase PBL19 yields the protein MSEETRRIVVIHYASRDFNTSAIKVVMEGYSLGHGDKLTLLVVLRHANSPSRIPFIASARLRGLFETDHKIVEKEVAKMKEEILNNASIREISEQCEAERIQFRIEVLQGNLPEVAVNAATRLEAKTVILDRQMKKYKKNFKQSLSCALLIMNRDNTLRHLRGPRETQLSDGSNGNANFASSYSKSPQRIQQVANAIFCSNSSSSIQTLTKVVCPQSHSQMKQFLDNREQDMARGYCILPTSDTRNTNHTDLYHIETPVEHSNNPESYQIVEQFKNSVCSVCNNRRPKFEPLKEFTYAELHEATQGFTPKNYLSEGGFGSVYKGKLQGGLRIAVKQHKCASFQGDKEFKSEVNALSRAIHENVVMLRGSCSEGNNRLLVYEFVCNGSLDQHLSQHSRKPLSWAERIKVAIGAAKGLLFLHQNNIIHRDVRPSNILVTHDYEAMLGDFGLARTEQMDSLYSTDVVGTIGYLAPEYAESGKMSTKTDVYSFGVVLLQLITGMRTADKRLGDKSLVGWARPLLKERNYPDLIDERMMENHDCHQLFWMIRLAEKCLSRDSQRRLSMDTVVTALTHILEGNTCSVVLRDCSPARSDSSYDMSDLLISDASQKLEGEDASIYAGYAPIWLRPPPSPPLGSTSSCTSSMFTGPSESSLEELSNDENKGKKPNDQGGIF from the exons ATGTCTGAAGAAACACGGAGAATTGTGGTGATCCACTATGCATCAAGAGACTTCAATACAAGTGCCATTAAAGTTGTCATGGAGGGATATTCACTTGGGCATGGAGACAAGCTTACACTTCTTGTAGTTCTTCGCCATGCTAATAGTCCTAGTAGGATTCCCTTCATTGCATCTGCCAGATTGC GTGGATTATTTGAGACTGATCACAAAATTGTTGAGAAAGAGGTTGCCAAGATGAAAGAAGAGATCCTTAATAATGCAAGCATAAGGGAAATCTCCGAGCAGTGTGAAGCAGAAAGG ATCCAGTTCCGGATAGAAGTGCTTCAAGGCAATTTACCTGAGGTTGCTGTAAATGCTGCCACCCGTTTGGAGGCAAAAACAGTGATACTTGATAG ACAGATGAAGAAATATAAGAAGAATTTCAAGCAGAGTCTCTCTTGTGCTTTACTAATAATGAACCGTGACAACACTTTGCGACACTTGAGAGGACCAAGGGAAACGCAGCTGTCAGATGGAAGCAATGGCAATGCAAATTTTGCAA GTTCCTATTCTAAATCTCCACAAAGAATACAGCAAGTCGCAAATGCAATTTTCTGCTCCAATTCCAGCTCTTCAATTCAAACTCTTACAAAGGTTGTGTGCCCCCAATCTCATTCTCAAATGAAACAATTCCTTGACAATAGAGAACAAGACATGGCAAGAGGGTATTGCATATTACCAACTTCTGATACTCGAAATACTAATCATACTGACTTGTATCACATAGAGACACCAGTGGAACATAGCAACAACCCTGAATCATATCAAATAGttgaacaatttaaaaattctgtTTGCTCAGTATGCAATAACAGAAGACCAAAATTTGAACCACTGAAAGAATTCACATACGCGGAGCTGCATGAAGCCACACAGGGTTTTACCCCAAAGAACTATTTGTCAGAAGGTGGATTTGGTTCTGTCTACAAAGGGAAGCTGCAAGGAGGACTCAGGATTGCCGTGAAGCAACACAAGTGTGCAAGCTTCCAAGGAGATAAGGAATTCAAATCTGAAGTTAATGCACTCAGCAGAGCAATACATGAGAATGTGGTTATGCTGCGTGGATCTTGTTCAGAAGGAAATAACAGGCTTCTTGTGTATGAATTTGTTTGCAATGGCTCGCTCGACCAACATTTATCGC AACACTCACGTAAACCTCTTAGCTGGGCAGAAAGGATCAAAGTAGCTATTGGAGCTGCAAAAGGCTTATTGTTCTTGCATCAGAACAATATAATACACAGAGATGTGAGACCTAGTAACATCCTTGTCACACATGACTATGAAGCAATG CTTGGAGATTTCGGTCTAGCTAGAACTGAACAAATGGACTCCTTATACTCCACAGATGTAGTTGGAACTATAGGGTATTTGGCACCAGAATATGCTGAATCTGGAAAAATGTCAACCAAGACAGATGTGTATTCTTTTGGTGTGGTTCTTCTTCAGCTAATAACTGGAATGAGGACTGCAGACAAACGGCTTGGAGATAAAAGTCTTGTGGGATGG GCTAGGCCACTATTGAAAGAAAGGAACTATCCAGATCTAATTGATGAAAGGATGATGGAAAATCATGATTGCCATCAGCTCTTTTGGATGATTCGTCTAGCAGAAAAATGTCTCAGCAGGGATTCTCAGAGGCGATTATCAATGGATACT GTGGTCACTGCCTTAACTCATATACTTGAAGGCAACACATGCAGTGTCGTACTGAGAGACTGTTCTCCAGCTCGGTCAGATTCATCCTATGACATGTCAGACTTACTTATATCAGATGCCTCTCAGAAATTAGAAGGTGAAGATGCAAGCATCTATGCAGGATATGCTCCCATTTGGTTAAGACCCCCACCATCTCCTCCGTTAGGAAGCACTTCATCATGTACATCAAGCATGTTCACAGGGCCAAGTGAATCTTCTTTAGAAGAGTTGTCCAATGATGAGAATAAGGGTAAGAAGCCAAATGATCAAGGTGGGATATTTTAA
- the LOC114374239 gene encoding transcription factor MYB33-like, with product MRRMKKDIEDEVLPNDMSGAQLNDESYEGSAGIVLKKGPWTSTEDDILVDYVKKHGEGNWNAVQKHTGLFRCGKSCRLRWANHLRPNLKKGPFAAEEERLIAELHAKMGNKWARMAAHLPGRTDNEIKNYWNTRIKRRQRAGLPLYPPEVSLHALQESQHSQSTGGLNGGDKMHPDFLQKNSYEIHDAIFDSLKDNQGILPYVHELSDISVYGNKLKGLDSSQYCSFVPPTSPKRKRLKESTIPFIDSCAMNKKDLYPFDQIQDNNSDKIAQSFGMQAPLDPGLSSHSSMCYSHSLSNGNSSTSKPYEAMKLELPSLQYPELDLGSWGSSPPPSLLESVDDFLQSPTAISTLESDCSSPQNSGLLDALLYQAKTMSSSKNHCSDKSSNSSTATPGDRADSSILNVYETEWEDYADPVSPFGATSILNECPALRANANSLNGQLPVQTFTGNLPKLESVDQVWTPNNENLTLSLLNITRPDFLLASDWYDLGSGHCKNQTITTDAATAFLGDDLATDLKHMTAGISKTMFENPFQPL from the exons ATGAGACGAATGAAGAAAGATATTGAAGATGAAGTGCTTCCCAATGATATGAGTGGGGCACAGTTGAATGATGAGAGTTATGAAGGAAGTGCTGGCATTGTTCTGAAGAAGGGGCCATGGACATCAACTGAAGATGATATTTTGGTGGATTATGTCAAGAAGCATGGGGAGGGGAACTGGAATGCTGTTCAGAAGCACACCGGGCTGTTTCGTTGCGGAAAAAGTTGTCGGCTGCGGTGGGCCAATCACCTAAGGCCAAATTTAAAGAAAGGGCCGTTTGCCGCAGAAGAGGAGCGGCTGATTGCTGAACTTCATGCCAAAATGGGAAACAAATGGGCACGCATGGCAGCTCAT TTGCCTGGTCGGACAGATAATGAGATAAAGAACTACTGGAACACCCGGATCAAAAGGCGTCAACGGGCTGGGTTGCCACTTTATCCTCCAGAAGTGAGTTTGCATGCTTTGCAAGAGAGTCAGCATAGCCAAAGCACTGGTGGACTTAATGGTGGCGATAAAATGCATCCTGATTTCTTGCAGAAAAACAGTTATGAGATACATGATGCTATATTTGACAGTCTAAAGGATAATCAGGGAATCTTACCTTATGTGCATGAGCTTTCTGATATTTCTGTTTATGGCAATAAGCTAAAAGGTCTTGATTCTTCTCAGTATTGTAGTTTTGTGCCACCAACATCACCTAAGCGTAAGCGTCTTAAAGAGTCAACAATACCATTTATTGATTCCTGTGCTATGAACAAAaaggatttatatccatttgaTCAAATTCAAGACAATAATTCTGATAAGATTGCACAATCATTTGGAATGCAAGCACCCCTTGATCCTGGTCTCTCCTCGCACAGTTCAATGTGTTACAGCCATTCACTTTCAAATGGCAACTCCTCTACTTCTAAGCCTTATGAGGCTATGAAGTTGGAGCTCCCTTCACTCCAATATCCAGAACTCGATTTAGGTAGCTGGGGTTCATCTCCTCCACCTTCTTTGCTCGAGTCAGTTGATGATTTCCTTCAGTCTCCTACAGCAATTAGTACACTGGAGTCAGATTGTTCTTCTCCACAAAATAGTGGCCTTCTGGATGCTTTACTTTATCAGGCAAAGACTATGAGCAGTTCAAAGAACCATTGTTCTGATAAGAGTTCAAATTCTTCTACTGCAACCCCTGGTGACAGAGCTGACAGCTCTATTTTGAATGTGTACGAGACAGAATGGGAAGATTATGCTGACCCTGTATCTCCCTTTGGTGCCACTTCAATATTGAATGAGTGCCCAGCTCTTAGAGCCAATGCAAATTCATTGAACGGACAGCTGCCAGTTCAGACCTTTACTG GCAACCTTCCGAAATTAGAATCTGTTGACCAGGTTTGGACTCCTAACAATGAAAATCTAACCTTGTCCCTGTTGAATATTACTCGTCCAGACTTCTTGCTTGCTTCAGATTGGTATGACCTAGGTTCTGGACATTGCAAGAACCAAACCATCACAACTGATGCTGCAACGGCCTTTCTTGGAGATGATTTAGCCACTGACCTCAAGCATATGACTGCTGGAATTTCTAAAACTATGTTTGAAAATCCATTCCAGCCCCTCTAA
- the LOC114377551 gene encoding SAC3 family protein C-like, which translates to MEGGYGNRGSSFSQSRRGRGRGRGQRFPSNQSKVSSFAERGTPSSSSANRASASVISNTQEDDAQPSSNFVGTCPYMCPERERIQREKLRDLAIFERLHGNPGKSSPALAVKKFCRTISTKYVQASDMRPITVLEDTLNYLLSLLESKEHLFEVVHDFVFDRTRSIRQDITMQNIVNKKAIYMYEGMVKFHVVSHYKLWCSMSDPNTASLHHLNMEQLTKTLASLFNLYEANQNSNHVHENEAEFHSLYVLLHLGSYSQPMGEPLSLWFQRVSTPVLKSKEMCFARRILRSFRLGNYKDFFCTAAAQASYLQFCIMMPYINEVRVLALSCINFGGYKLHPYPLLDLSKLLFIKESDLESFCNHCGLETGTDESGNKLLPTKQTTFSHPKGGFQRYSFLGLQEYER; encoded by the exons ATGGAAGGTGGGTACGGAAACCGTGGTTCCTCTTTCTCCCAATCACGTCGTGGTCGAGGTCGCGGTCGCGGTCAAAGATTTCCTTCGAATCAATCCAAAGTTTCAAGTTTTGCCGAAAGGGGCACTCCTTCTTCTAGTAGTGCCAACAGAGCTTCTGCCTCTGTTATCAGTAACACGCAAGAAGACGACGCACAACCATCTTCCAATTTTGTTGGAACATGTCCTTACATGTGCCCAG AAAGAGAGAGGATCCAGCGTGAAAAACTGCGAGATTTGGCAATTTTTGAGAGGCTACATGGAAATCCTGGAAAATCATCCCCAGCTCTTGCTGTCAAGAAG ttttgcaGAACTATATCCACCAAATATGTTCAAGCATCAGATATGCGGCCTATTACTGTTTTGGAAGACACTTTAAATTACCTTTTGAGTTTGCTGGAATCTAAAGAGCATTTGTTTGAAGTAGTTCATGACTTTGTCTTCGATAGAACGAGGTCCATACGCCAAGATATTACCATGCAAAATATTGTAAACAAGAAAGCAATTTACATGTATGAGGGAATG GTCAAATTCCATGTTGTATCTCATTACAAGCTTTGGTGTTCTATGTCTGATCCAAACACTGCATCGTTGCATCATCTCAATATGGAACAGCTCACAAAGACATTGGCTTCTTTGTTCAATCTGTACGAagcaaatcaaaattcaaatcatgTGCATGAGAATGAAGCTGAGTTCCATTCATTATATGTGCTGCTTCATCTTGGTTCTTACAGCCAACCGATG GGGGAGCCACTTTCTTTGTGGTTTCAACGTGTATCAACTCCAGTATTGAAGTCAAAAGAAATGTGTTTTGCTAGGAGAATCTTACG ATCATTTCGACTTGGTAATTATAAGGATTTCTTCTGTACTGCAGCAGCTCAGGCATCATATCTGCAGTTCTGCATTATGATGCCTTATATCAATGAA GTTCGTGTGCTGGCTTTATCTTGCATAAATTTTGGTGGATACAAGCTTCATCCatatcctctgttggatctttcAAAACTCCTGTTCATAAAG GAATCAGATTTAGAATCCTTTTGCAATCATTGCGGTCTTGAGACTGGTACAGATGAATCTGGAAATAAGCTACTTCCCACAAAGCAAACTACATTCAGTCATCCCAAAGGTGGGTTCCAAAGATATAGTTTCTTGGGCTTGCAAGAATATGAAAGGTAG